aggacaggtgaagcAGATCAGGGCGTGAGACATtcaaacagtaccagtcaaaagattggacacacctactcattcaagggtttttctttatttttactattttatacattgtagaatattagtgaagacatcacaattatgaaatagcacatatggaattatgttgtaaccaaaaaaagttttaaacaaatctttgtcttgatgatagctttacacactcttggcattctctcaaccagctttatgaggtagtcacctggaatggatttcaattaacagacatgccttgttgaaagttaatttgtggaatttctttccttcttaatatgtttgagccaatcagttgtgttgtgacaaggtatgggttgTATGCAgaaggtagccctatttggtaaaagaccaagttcatattatggcaaaaacagctcaaataagcaaaaagaatgaaagttcatcattactttaagacaagagGGGCAGTCAATCCgcaaaatttcaagaacttgaaAGTTCCTTcaattgcagtcgcaaaaaccaccaagcgcaatgatgaaaatggccacaggaaaggaagacccagagttacctctgctgcagagaataagttggctagagttaccagcctcagaaattgcagcccaaataaattctttacAGAGAttaagaaacagacacatctgaacatcaactgttcagaggagacgggGGAATAAGGCCtttgtggtcgaattgctgcaaagaaaccactactaaaggacaccaataataagaagatacttgcttgggccaaaagcATGAAGAATGtccattagaccggtggaaatctgtcctttgggaTGCTAagcccaaatttgagatttttggttccaaccgcctttGTGAGACACAGACTGGGTGAATGAATGatcactgcatgtgtggttctcactgtgaagcatggaggaggaggtgtgatggtgtgggggtgctttgctggctttgctggtgacactgttttacttaaccagcatggctaccacagcattctgcagcgatacaccatctgatttggtttgagcttagtggcattatcatttgtttttcaacaggacaatgacccaaaacacacctccaggctgtgtaagggctatttgaccaagaaagagagtgatggagtgctgcatcagatgacctggccttcacaatcacccgatgccagaaagatgaatggagcaaagtacagtacaaagagatcattgatgaaaacctgctccagagcactcagaccTCAGATTTGGGTGAATGTTCACATTCCAACCGGTCAAcgtccctaagcacacagctaagacaacgcagAATTGACTtcaggacaagtttctgaatgtccttgagtgaccaagccagagcccggacttgaaccggaTCGAGAccgaaaatagttgtgcagcaatgctccccatacAAGCttacaaagcttgagaggatctgcagagaagaatgggagaaactccccaaatgcacgtgtgccaagcttgtagcatcatactcaagaagactctcggatgtaatcgctgccaatttgggcttcaacaaagtactgagtaaagagtttgaatacttatgtaaatattatatttatgtatttaaaaaaatcatttctagaaacctgtttttactttgtcattatagggtattgtgtgtagattgatgaggggggaaaaacaatttaatcaatcttagaataaggctgtaacttaaccaaatgtggaaaaagtcaaggagtctgaatactctccgaaggcattgtaaatattgttttatttctctgtaatactactagccacCTAGAAATGTTATGAATTTGGCTTTCGCTAACCCAGATAGGTTCTCAATCTACCAACCTCCTAACTAGCTACCAGGACATCAATCAAGTTAGCTAGCTTGTTTAACTATCTttgctggcatgcctgctggcaaggttggtagactttcTAAAAGCAACCAATTACTAAATGCACTGAATAAGACTCACCTTCCTTTCCATCTTTTACCCAGATTTGAACAGcgatgcagagaagcatatttagtttctttaaaaaaatgacCACCAGTGAGGAGgacacagacagctcaagagCTGTGCCTAAGATATGCAGAAAAATAAACATATATTTTTCAATTAAGCTTAAAGATTATGCCTCTAGATTGCAAGAAAAAAAAGCTGTTTCAGGTGAAAAATGCTAAATACTCCAATTTATAGATGTGGGGCAAGCACCCATCCAGACCACCCCCATTCAGATTTTCGGGGCGCATGACAACCTGGGGGGCTAGTCTGGGAATTAATAGAATACCCTCATTGTATCATCCATAAATAAACTGTAGCCTAGTGAAGTGACTTCATGTTTACAACATCCTGAGTTGGAGGCGCGccggagaggacaggagaactgAAAGTATAGCTGTCACGTCAATTTATATGCTCCCATGACTTGCTATCAGCAGAAGTGCCTGTGAGTCCTGTGCGCCTGGAATGATGGATAAGTTCAAAACTGTTCTTCAAATTTTTCAGAAACAGCAGACTAGTCTCGGGTTTGGTTTAGTTGCGTTGTTAACTGCAGGCGGGGAACAGATATTTTCGTCAGTGGTGTTCAAATGTCCTTGCAGCGGCTGGAACTTTTCCTACGGCATGGTGTTTCTCTTAGTGCCTGCTCTGGCACTGTTGGTGTTAGGTTACATCATGAGCAATAAAACATGGAAATTGTTTACAGGTTTGTGTTTACGCAAATCCAAATTTTGTCATTTTAAATATGTTTGCGCCAGTGGGGTGGTCTTCTTTCAGATCACCACGACAGCAGCAGTTGCACCTGTCAGTTGGATTGCAGTCGCTTTGCTCAATGGCAATTACTTTGAATGCGCCATGACTGGCGTCAATGTAACGGTTTTCACAAACCACCTTTGCGATGGAAAGAGTCCGCAGTGCCAGGATGAACTTTATAAATTCCCCTGCGGGAGAGCAACCCACGTGCCCCAATCCGACAGCAATGATGTGCTGGCAACCATCCGCGCTGAGTCGCAGGTGAGATAATATTCACACTAATAGAACCAAGTTATGGTTTGAATTATCTATTTTTATCTTATCTTCTTTGCCCCATTTTACTCGCTTCAATATGTTTTAGTGGGCTATCCTTTTTGTCGACGGCCTGTTGGAGTGTAGGTGATTAGACTGACAGATTTCTGCAAACGTTAAATGACACCACTGGATGTGTTCTGACAGCTAAGGGTGTTGTAATATATTTAAAACGGACATTATGAAGTACACATTTTTGCTTTGAAGGCATCTGTTGCATCGCATTTCATTTGGAAATGACAATATTAAAATGCCCCAAAGCAGAAGTGCCTCAAAGCATAGTCTACTTCCATTGTTACAAAATACCAGTTATTCTTCTGCCTGACTTAGTTCCTGTATGACTTGTTGTCATTAATGTACAAAACttcccagtgtttcccctatatgaGTTTAGCAGTGACATGCAGCAGCTGCTAAAACGTTTTCAGTGTAAATTTAAAAGTATAAAACCAGATATAAAGTGTGTAGAAAAGGTAAGGCTGCCCCCATTGACTTTGATAGAATGTTGgagtcactcagatagcataaGAACATGGCTCcattacaaaatgtgtagaattgcaggaaataagctttgaAACAGCTACATTCTTTCTCTGTGGCCAAGAGGAGGGCCTCTAAAATGTATGGTTGGAGATCGCACCACTGGCCACACCCACTCCAACCTATGCTAACTTTGCCACCACTGCTGAAAAAAATCCTACGGGAAACATTGCTTCCTATGTGAAGAGGTGATGGAGGAATTGCTGACCAACACACACCTCTGAAATGAATCTACCGTTCCATATACAGTATGCTTCCCTAATACATTCTCCTGCTACCTGCTATTTTTATAGATATGGTTTGAGTTTGAgcactacagtatactgtattataactgtGACATTAACTCAGGCATTCCAGGTAAGGGGTTAAGCAGAATAGTTGAATATTGTGTTGAATGTATTGGTTTTGATTTCAGGTCCTGGGTTGGCTACTGATTGCCTCCATCATGGTCTTTAACCTCCTACTGACCTGTGTTGCCCGGTGTAACTCCCCAGTCAGCTACCTGCAGCTGAAGTTCTGGAGGGTCTATGCCCAGCGGGAGAGCGACCTGCTGGAAAGCTACACGGCAGATCACGCCGAAAAGCTTGCCGAGAGGAATCTGAAGAGCTTCTTCCAGCAGACGCCTCCAGAGCCTGTCACGACCCCACCTAACCAGGCCTGGGAGAAGATCTCGTCCCTCTACAGGTTCAGCACCAGAGACCACTTCTACAGCATCCTGCACAAGTACGTGGAGATGTGCCACGACCCAGCAGAGGCCAGGGCCCACAGGATGTCATCTGTCAGGTCAGATGGTCCAGACACTGCTAATCCAGCCGTGCTCGCCTTTGTGGATGAGGGCAAGATGATGCTGTGAATGGGCATGCAAATGATCATAGGAACAGCATCACTATCATGACCCTATCTGTAAGCATCGTTATTTTTATCATCAAAGTCATGACTCATTATAGAAGATTATTGTCAGCGTTCTAATCTTCGTCATCATCGTTATCATTATTGCTGTGCATCAGGGGATTTTTCAGTAGAAAGACCAATTACATCTGATTAACCACTCTCAGGTCTTCACTTGAATAACAATACTTCCCAATTTTAGATTGTTACTTGAAAGTTCACTCACTGTACCACGAGTGCTGCTTGCAGCTTTTTACTTGAAATTCTATGCTCAGAAGggattttaaatatatatatttttttatagttGATCATACTTTCTTTCTCTTCTACTTTTCTTTTCTCTTTAGTATTTTTATGCTCCTCAGACTTGACCTACATACAGGTGGTCTGTGGTATTAAACAGGAAAAGCATGGTCTGGTTCTAtgaaatggggcggcaggtagcctagtggttagagtgttgggccagtaactgaaatgttGCTAGATTGATTCCCCGAGCTGCCACGGTCAAAAtctctcgttctgcccctgaacaaggggcAGAATCCACTGaatccactgttcctatgccgtcattgtaaatacaaatttgttcttaactgacttgcctagttaaataaaaaaacaaggaGCATATTTACTCCCTGTTAGCTAGTGCACTGCAAAATACTTTCAAGTAAAACCCTGTTGCCAGTGTATATGTAAGCATCTTTATGACGGTAAACCACAAGAATATTTAGTTGGACCTTACAAGCTTGGTCTCCAATGTATTTCTGCGTTATTGTTATTTATATTATTGCACTGTAGACCGACCATTGCCACAAGTGAACTGCGATGAACATCAGCTCTGAATTGAATAATAACTTAGCGAAATTGTTAGATCCGTATCTCTGTGCAAAGCTTAAATGTGCTGCATCGGTATCAGGAGTCTTATGGTACCATCGTGTGAGGGCAATGGGAGTTGTTGTTGGatgagtggaggagcatgagattATTCACTTTAAGTATGAGGATAATGCAGCAATTTGGTCCAAAAGGGGAAAGTAAACATGACTTTTTGAAAGGGAACGCGCTATGTTATTGCTACAATGACACTCCACTCACTGTCATTCGGGAAGTGAGTCCTGTGCCTCAACTTTCTTTCAAACACTTTTTCACCTCCACTTACATCACGCTCACAGtatctttttaatttttttacctttatttaactaggcaagtcagttaagaacaaattcttattttcaatgacagcctaggaacagtgggttaactgcctgttcaggggcagaacaacagatttgtaccttgtcagctcagggatttgaacttgcaaactttcggttactagtcccaaaggtctaaccactaggctaccctgccaccccaggaaACACTTCTGTTTCCCAACCACTGAATCAGAACACGTGTTTGATCTGCCCATTTCTCCTTTTTCTGAAAAAAATGGTAGGTCTTATGCATGTCTAATGTaatgtgtagctagctatatgATTGTCTATCTCATTTCTGACACCAATGCAAATGAATTTGAGATAGCGGGTCCACAAAGCTCTGAAGACTAACATATACATTGATAAATTGGTCATTTGggtattttttaaattttgtgACAAGATACATTTTGATTTAGTACATTAGGTACCTGATGTGGCTAGTCCAGCCCTGTTAAAAGCTTCTCTGTGCGAGAAATCAATGCACTCAGAGCCTTTTAGGGTGAGGATATTATAGCTTCATCCTGTGGGAATTATAGAGCATAGAAACTCATCACAGCCTTCTATTGAAAATGGGAGAGGAAACTCTTCTGTTTCCCAACCACTGACTCAGAACACGTGTTTGATCTGCCCATTTCTCCTTTTTCTGAAAAAAAATGGTAGGTCTTATGCAAGTCTAATGTAATGTCTAGCTAGCTATATGATTGTCTATAAAACTGCTCTGTGTTATATTTTTGGGTATGCATGATATGCATCTGCGTGAGGTTCCATAGCTCAGTATTAACATTACTGTTGATTTCCATTTCATTTTGGAACTGTTAATGAATGCAGTGCAGCGTTAGTGCCGAAATACCAcattgctttgtgtgtgtgtgtgtttatgcgtgtgcgtgtttgtgcatGTAAGAGAAAGGGAAAatgaaagagagggcgagagagagagagcaaagggtgatttcatatactgtataatgttgtaTCTGGCTCAAGCTGTATGTGAATTTAATACAGATAATAAATAGTGTTGCTGAAATCACTGTGCTGCTCAAATAACTATGGAAATAAATCTGGTTAAAGTGAAgttaatgtttgtttttttgacaGACTGCATGACCCAGTGGCTACTTGTCATATGGCGTCACTCTGAGAGGACAACGGCAGCTGCATGGTCTGAAGTACAAAAACAGATCTACAGGATCTCAGCCAGTTCAGTCACTGCTATTTTATTACCTACGCATAGGAAAGGAGGGGGAGTGACAGAGAAGGACATTTAGAAGGAAGAAATACATATCAGGGTGGGGTTTGAGAGTTGGAGAATGCGGACAACCTCACTGGATTAAGTGTGTGGACAAGGGTGGGGAACAGAGATAcagtgaggagaagagggaggagttggtgaggaggaagagtgaaagagaaagaacaggaaggagggaaagggaggggcaGAAATAGGCTCAGAAGAACTTCAGTGTGTTTGTCTTCGGCTCAAACAGCACAGGGACTGGAGTGAGTGTTGGGAGACGCAACCGTTTGCGTCTAAACTATTTCACCGCTGTATTTTTCCTCTTCTAATTCTCCATTCTCTTTGCATTATTTTTGCTTTTGCGGAGCGTGCGTGACAAACCCCTCGTCGACACCATGGATAACTTCCAGACCGTCCTGCGCTTTTTCATGAACCAGAAGGCCACCATTGGCTACAGCTTCATGGCCATCCTGACCATCGGGGGAGAGCGAATCTTCTCCATGGTCTCATTCCAGTGCCCCTGCAACCACGACCAGAACTTTGCATACGGCCTGACCTTCCTGTTGGGTCCAGGCCTGGTGCTTCTGGTGCTGGGTCTTTTCTTCAGCAGCAGGCTGTGGCGCCTCTATACTGGCTGTTGCCTAAACCCCATTAAGCTATGCCCCAGGGGCAACTGTTTCGGCTGCCTCAAAGTGTTTGTCAAAATCTTCTCCGGTGCCTGTGTGGCCCCTATCATGTGGCTGTGTGTGGCACTGTTGAACGGGACCTTCTACGAGTGTGCCGTCAGCGGGCTGGATGATAACCTGGTGGTGGATTTGTTCTGTAAAAACAAGACCTTGATGTGCCGGGAGGAGTTGGCCCGCGTGCCCTGCAGCAAGTCCAAGCTGCCCAGCGACGAGAACATGGAACTGTTGCTCATGTTCCGCGCTCAGTCACAGGTTAGTGCAAGCAGCAGTCAGACCCTGTTTGTGACTTTTGTATGGTGGAATGACAATTTCTTCACTGTCAATGGGTTATTGATACAGCTGCAAATGCTGGTACGAGTCAGACCAAAATGAAGGTGTAATTCGTTGATTTATTTTACTGTTTGTAATTCAATTGACAGTAAAGGAACAGTATTGAATATGTTTGTTGTTAACAATTATCATTGTTGGCATTGTTTATTCATTTTATGTGAGCGTAAGTTTTGGTTCATGTCTGTACATCCCCAGATACTGGGCTGGTGTATTATCATCATTTCAGCCGTTCTAGGGCTCCTTGGGACCTGCTACACAAACTGCCGCTCAAAGGTCAGCTACCTGCAGCTCACCTTCTGGAAGCGCTACGTAGAAAAGGAGAAGGAGCAGTTTGACACATTCGCTATGGAGTACGCATCCAAGCTGGCCGAGAGGAACCTAAAGAGCTTCTTTGAGAACCGTGACCCGGAGATATTCCCATTCCCCAACCACAAGGCCTGGGAGGAGATCTCAGCCCTCTACACCTTCTCCAAGAGTGAGCAGTGCTACAGCACCCTGCAGAGGTATGTGGAGCGTGATGACCGAGACTACAGCCCTGAGAAAAGACCAGTCATGGAGCTGGAGCATGGCATAGagatgggctgagagaggggcaGACAATGGCAGAGTATGAATTATAGTATATCctatttgttttacctttataaATGACATGTAGTAAATGCAAGTAGATTTAACTCACAGACTGAGAAGAAGCGTTGTTGCCTGCATTTACCCCAAAGCACTGACATATACACAGAGCACCATTCAGAAAGTTATTACCAGTGACACAGCAGTGATTTACCAAAGAATGCAGCCATTACAGAAGTGGTGAAACAGTAGGGCTTCTTGTCTGCTGGAACCCACAGTTCGTGAATGGTCATGAACACTAGCTGATGCAATGTCCCTGTCATAAAAAACACTTTGATTTGACAAagtctcctctacctctctttgaCATGCCTTTGAAGCATTTCATTCACTTTACTGGTACATAATGGTAGGACTGCTATTGTAATTGTATAGCTTTAATTGGGTATTTTGTGTGTAATATTGCACCACAATATGAATGCTACACAAATGACAGAGTTGTACCATGCAATTTGCTTGGAATGTTTACACAACTCAATGTTTACATTATTTTGACAACTTGAGCACCATAAAGTGTCTTTCTATGGCACTACAAGCGAAGCAGCTCACTTTATATTTTATGTTAATTTGGGAATAACTCTGCCATTACTACCGTCCTGTTCAATTATTGACGTCAATACTAGTCAATAACTCACACATTAAGAGGTAATAAATCATGTATGACATACGGGATATTCTCACTGGATTCTACAAAAACATTTGTTGaatctgtttattttttttcttctcctttctAACATCTGTAAAATCCCTACCATGTCATGTGTAAGCACTAAATTAACATGTACATAGAACATTATTTGGACATGTTGCATCATGCCTGATAAAAAACATTTTAGGGTGGTGAGTTTGTGTGTAAAAATGGTCCATATTCCACCATGTTTGACTAAGAGGGGGAGAATGCATATCGGTGTCGTTATAgtaccttcagaaaatattcatacaCCATGACTTGtgtcacattttgttgtgttacagtctgaaatTATCACCcgtctccacacaataccccataatgacaacatgtttttagaaatgtttgcaaatgtactgaaaatgtaatacagaaatatctcatttgcatacagtaccagtctcaagtttggacacctactcattcaagggtttttctttattttttactattttctacattgtatgataaaagtgaagacatcaaaactatgaaatgtaATAAAAACAAGGGCTTCAGGGGAACACATaatccaggtagccatttgattacctgttcaggggtcttatggcttgggggtaaaaactgttgagaagccttttggtcctagacttggtgctccggtacagcttgccatgcggtagtagagagaacagtctatgactggggtggctggggtccttgacaatttttagggccttcctctgacactgcctggtgtagaggtcctggatggcaggcagtttATCCTcagatgtactgggccatacgcactaccctctgtagtaccttgtggtcagaggccgagcaattgccgtacccggcagtgatgcaaccagtcaggtgaTGCTcacaatgttgcagctgtagaaccttttgaggatctcaaatctttttagtttcctgagggggaataggctttgtcgtgccctcttcacgactgtcttggtgtgtttggaccattctagtttgttgttgatgtggacaccaaggaccttgaAGATCTCATTGGGCGCccataaaactgctgccatttcttccggcgccattttaaattcaggttgtaacccaacaaaatgtggaaaaagcaaaggtgtgaatactttctgagacACTGTAGGTGTACGTGTTTAGACCTGCCTTCTCAGACAACCGAGGGCCTCAGGCACCAGGTGCCTCTCATCTCAGCTCTCTATTACGTCATGTATAACTTCCATAACCTTTGACTGCTTTGTTTCCTCACTCTTGGAAGGTCAGGAagctattttattttaaaaaatctgaAAAGTAGCTATATACTGTGTGTGCAAAACATTacggacaccttcctaatattgagttgtacctgccccttttgccctcagaacagcctcaattcattcaCAAGGATAACGGCCcgtgttgactctaatgctttcccacagttgtatcaagttggctggatgttctttgggtggtggaccattcttgatatacacaggaaactgttgagcatgaaaatcccagcagcattgcatttcttgacacaaaccggtgtgcctggcacctattaccataccccgctcaaaggcacttcaatcttgtGACTTGCCCAATAACTCTCTGAATGACACACTtacacaatccacgtctcaattgtctcaaggcttaaaaatcattctttaacctgtctcctccccttcatctacactgattgaagtggttttaacaagtgataagagatcatagctttcagctggattcacctggtcatctaggtcatggaaagagcaggtgtccttaaagttttgtacactcagtgtagctcTATGGTTCGGTTTTCTTTAATTAAACAGCCACGACAAACTTAGGCTAACTTTAGCCACCACAAGCTGGCAGTCAATGGAAGTGATAAAGGGATTGTATCATGTATGTCTTTAATGGCCAAATCATCTCCATATTTGGTTTCATGTCACTTATAGGCAGGGctccaaataaaaataaatccttAAGTACTAATGCTTCCAACTAAAATTCAGATTCTCCGTAATGGGACAGTTTCTACATGCATCCAATCCGGACCTACAAAATCATCCTGCTACCAGGGAGATATTTGGGGTGAGATACATTCAAGACACGCACCTGATACCCGCTtaggtgcaaagctgtcatcaaggcaaagagtggctactttgaagaacctcagaaataaaatatattattatattattattttataacacttttttggttactacatgactccatgtgtgttatttcatagttttgatgtcttcactattattctacaatgtagaaaatagtcaaagtaaagaaaaacccttgaatgagtaggtgtattcacatttttgactggtactgtatattttaaaATTCAATCTTGTAGGTCtgtgtcatgacttccgccgaagtcggctcctctccttgtttgggcggcgttcggcgatccacgtcaccagctttctagccatcgccgctccatttttcatatgtccatttgttttgtcttgttccatacacacctggttttcaatccccaatcaatctacatgtatttagtcctctgttccctatcatgtctttgtgtgtaattgttcatTGTTAACGGTGTATGTTTACGTGCGATACTTTTATAGTTTATGTTCCGTGTTTTGGGCACTTATGTCATTTTTGTGCCTATTGTTGAACGGAATAAAAGTTGTGCCTgtttactctactctgctctcctgcacctgacttcgcctcctTACACAGCCTTAATTAACAGTCAGATTGAAAATGTGCTAAATCTGAATTTGAAATGTCCAGCCACCAAATGATTTTATGTATGATACCGGAGGGAATCCAAAATTGTTTGTGAATGAAAGATAAATTTGATTTCAAAATTGTCAAATTATTGAGCATGTGCTGAAAACTCAGAAATGCATCAGAAATCGTCCTTATTTTCTGTTACGTGGGGTGGAACAGGGGAACCCAGGAGCTGACTCAGAtgaggagactgggatgaagtaaccaaggtatttactGAACCCCGGGGGGGAGATGGAATGAAGTCAGGGGAATCTTGAGTGGGCTGCTGGAAACCAGgtgtggaggctgaggctggagcaagaggggttgagacagggtaagaaGGTCCAGAGGGGAATTCAAGGGGGTagtagagtggggaatccaggacagagGAGCACGATGGCGAGActtgggacaggagacagggaccagagtcagagcgggcAGAACTGTAGCGGAGAGGAAAACAGCATCAGGCAAGGAAAACAGGATAGCAGAATCTGAACAGTAACAAATGGCTAGAACATGGATTGACTGAGCAGGGATTATGATCCGGTTgcgtggaagtggcagggctgagtatttgtagaggtcttgattatggaacaggttgcagctggtggggatctgctctgactccagcacacctgtctccacccacacaatcacacacacacacacacagagagagagggagagggagagagtactgGCCGAGTGG
The window above is part of the Oncorhynchus masou masou isolate Uvic2021 chromosome 30, UVic_Omas_1.1, whole genome shotgun sequence genome. Proteins encoded here:
- the LOC135522498 gene encoding calcium homeostasis modulator protein 6-like, which translates into the protein MMDKFKTVLQIFQKQQTSLGFGLVALLTAGGEQIFSSVVFKCPCSGWNFSYGMVFLLVPALALLVLGYIMSNKTWKLFTGLCLRKSKFCHFKYVCASGVVFFQITTTAAVAPVSWIAVALLNGNYFECAMTGVNVTVFTNHLCDGKSPQCQDELYKFPCGRATHVPQSDSNDVLATIRAESQVLGWLLIASIMVFNLLLTCVARCNSPVSYLQLKFWRVYAQRESDLLESYTADHAEKLAERNLKSFFQQTPPEPVTTPPNQAWEKISSLYRFSTRDHFYSILHKYVEMCHDPAEARAHRMSSVRSDGPDTANPAVLAFVDEGKMML
- the LOC135522499 gene encoding calcium homeostasis modulator protein 5-like, with protein sequence MDNFQTVLRFFMNQKATIGYSFMAILTIGGERIFSMVSFQCPCNHDQNFAYGLTFLLGPGLVLLVLGLFFSSRLWRLYTGCCLNPIKLCPRGNCFGCLKVFVKIFSGACVAPIMWLCVALLNGTFYECAVSGLDDNLVVDLFCKNKTLMCREELARVPCSKSKLPSDENMELLLMFRAQSQILGWCIIIISAVLGLLGTCYTNCRSKVSYLQLTFWKRYVEKEKEQFDTFAMEYASKLAERNLKSFFENRDPEIFPFPNHKAWEEISALYTFSKSEQCYSTLQRYVERDDRDYSPEKRPVMELEHGIEMG